The DNA sequence TAGAAGCTCATTGTCATCAACTAGGTCGTCTTCTCCAAATTTGTTTAACATTTCAGGAATTAATGAGAATGAGGTAGGCCGCTTACATTTTTGAAATGCTTATTTCTGTTTCAGCTTATACCAAAGCATAATAGTGGTTCTTTTTTGTTTGGTGCTATTCTACACGACAGGTGAAGTTCAAAATCGCATCCAGTTACTTTGCGCTCGGTGAGAATGGAACAGCCCTTTCTGAGGTACAGACATCCATGCCCTAATGTTTATGGGCTGGGAAAAATTTCATATTATCTGCGTTAATattagggtaatgctagggagaccaaaattttaaaccaaatttgcaaaccaaatgatgtgtcaccaattacaaataagcacgttaatcaacgcttaagtaatagtCCAATCattaacaaccacatcatttggtttaaaaaatttggtctccctagcattatgcTTAATATTAAGGTCTGTGTATAAAGATCCTGATAAGTCTGTTAATTTTGTTGGTTTTACTTGCTTCCTTatctttctttttatctttttttctaTCTATTTCACCTGTAGCCCTATATATATTGTTAAGTTGTGAGCATAGTTTCACTACAGCTGGGTACGTTGGGAATATGTACTATATAAGCACAGGGCACCCTTTCTTTGCAAGTTGGTTTTGCAAGAAGAAAATCTACCCATGGGTTTCTCATCAATATCAATATGCACTTATATTTCTTATGTCACTTTTGGAATATTCTTACTGGGGTCTAATGCACCTTTAAACTTTACAGATGGACAACATTCCAAGCAAATCCAGAAACTTGCCAATGAATCTGTTGATGGGAAAGCTTTATCGGTTTTCTAAACAGAATCGTTCTGccgtttcttgtttcaaagaaTGTCTAAGGTTTGTCAATCAAATTGTGATTCTCATGTTTCAGTTTGTAATTTTATGCATGCAGATATTTTGAGTCTTATACTTCTTTGGTTAATAAAATTTTGTGATCATTATGCTGCACTAATATTTTGAATCTCAAGAATTAGGAGTTCTTTGTTTCTCTGGAGTCAGCAATATCATGTTCTGGTGGACATTCATTTTTAAGACTTGGATACTGTAGTTGAAGTAATTAAAGGGTGGGAAGGTTGGGGTCAAAGGTCAAAGGCTGTGATCAATTGCAAGATTATAGATGTTTTGTTTTGCAGACCCTTTAGATCCCTTGTTCTATGCTTTCCTTTCCTGGTAGCTCCTGTATTATTAAAGAAGGTTGCACCATAAATTACTTTAGAAAAAGTCGATGACCAAGACATTCATATGGATATAAAAGTCTTTGGATTTCCTTCTTCTGCTCCCCTTAAGTTTAATTGGGCCATATTGCATCCATCTCCACTTGTCTTTATTCTCATGGAGATTATTCTCTATGAATTCCTTTCCTGTTGCAGTGTGTTCAAACTTCAAATGTGTTAATGCTTTCTGGTCTGCTAGCAATCTTTACTTCGTCTAGTTATATTCATGCTGCTTCATTATTGGCGCTTTTGACAGGCATTGCCCTTATGTCATGGAGGCTATTGTTGCTTTAGCAGAATTAGGAGTCGCTGCCAAAGACATTATTTCCTTGATTCCTCAGGTTTGTCCTGTACAGTTTTTTCATAGTGAAGCTGTCTTTGTCTTATGCTGTTTGTAGAAAAACAAAGTTAGAGGGGCCATATGAGACATGGCTCATGTGGCTATCGTTATCTGGTTACCTATGGAGTGAAGCTTTATAATTAGATGTCCATCCCAATGTTTCTTCAATTTAGTTTCTTGACTCTCAATTTCAGACTCCAAACAGAAGCGGGAGGGCTCCATTTGATCATTTTGACTCAAGTCGTTGGCTGCATGTAAGTAACAATGGGGAAAGCAGAGGTCGTTTATCATTAGCTATCATTTGatctatatttatttatttatactatATGTGTATATGGCTTCATATCCACATTCAACCGTGACACTCATCGTGACAAATATTGTAAGGTTGTTTGGACAGACTTATATGTCAAGAAGAGAGTAGTTACTATAGCACCTAGTGATGAAGATTTTTGTTAGTCAGCCTATGTAGTTGGTTTGTCATGCAATAGAAAGAATACACGTGCATTTTGCAATTTAGCTTGCACAATTTTGTTCTTTCACAACTGAGCAGTTCTAGGGATAGGATCTACATAATGGAAAGAGGATTGAAAGGAGGTAAGCCCAATTATTCCAACAAAGTTGTTACATTTGTTTTTCTCTGTGCAGCGCTACGTTGAGGCTCAGTGTTGCGTTGCTTTAAATGATTACAGAGGTAATGGAAATATTTTCTTCGATACTCTTTGGCCTCATTTGATAGAGAGGATTGGCTTGGATAGGACTATTCACTATATTAAAGGGATTTTATAAGAAGAAATGAATGACAAATTCCTTATTTTGTCCAAGTTGAAGGTTACTCATGAAGAATAGTTGTTCCTTTTAATCCTACCATTTTTGTGGGGATTAGTAGGAATATTTTTTCTTCATGAGTAGCCTTCAACTTGGACAAAATAAGGAATTTGtcatccatttcttcctttaaAATGTCTTCAATATAGTGAATAGTCCTACCCAATCCAATCCTCTCTATCAACGAGGCCTTTGGGTTTTTATCTTTATGTGTGTTCGTGGAAACTTAAAAAGTATTCTGTCATGATAAGGCTTGCGTCATCGTCAACACTGCATGCATTAGAGGTCTTTTCTATATATTGATTTAGTACGTGGCCTATATGCAGTCACACTTCGTTTTGTAAAATTTGTACAACTAATAGATGGTCATCATATTGTTCTGTCAACAACTCAGTGATTGTATAAAATTTCTGTGCAAAAGCCCAGTTTCTTTCAGGCAAAGAAGTAAAGAGGAACTTTGCATAGATAAAGATGGGGATTATTATGGTTAAAGTCTTGGTGGTATATAGATTAGCTGTATTACTTCTAGAATCTATTGGATGATGCCCTATAAGGAAGTAGAGGGTTGTTAGAAATAGATATTTGTGGCAGTTCTCATTGATTTTATTTCATAACTATTCTCAATCCTAGATGTAGTTTCATTATGCTATTAGTTTGAAATTCTGCTTGCATTGACAGTCTATGTATTTAACTTTGGCATTGCAGGTGGTCTGGAACTCTTTACGGATCTATTACAACGTTTTCCTAATAATTTACACCTGTTACTTGAAGTTGCAAAGGTTAGAAATAATTGTCTGTCAGGTTATTGCGCTTTTTTTGCTATGATAATAATGGTATAATGTTGTCTACCGATTTTGCTTGATAATAAGCAAATATATGCATGCACTGATTGCTGAATGAAACTATGCTTACGATGGGAGGAGTAGGTTTCTGACCACTAAATCTCATCTATATGTACCACGAGTTTGTAGGTTGCTTGTTTGCTTGTAAGTTTCTCATTCCTACTAGATCTTTGCAGTTGCTCTCTATTAGGTATGATTTGACAAAGAATGAATGGCCCTAATACCAACCACCAAAATGCCCACCTCACTACTCAAAGATAAAAGATGATTACAGTTTCATCCTTCTATAAAATTATCTATGAAAATCTTGCTGCTAATTTTTGTCGTGTTATGGGCATAAGTTACTTACAAAATTGCAATTAACCAAgtatgtgtttttatttttcccaAATACAGTCTTTTGGCCTTATTAAGAATGAAATACCACAAATTTATGCTGAATGAATGCAAAGAGTGCTTTCATTCCGATTACTTGGGTTAAATTTCTAATAACAGACTTAAATGTTGACCTATGATGTTTCTAAAAAGTTTTTGATTTCTGCTTTTGTATATGTAAAAACTTGCTTGGGAAGGTTGAAGCTATTATTGGGAAAAACGATGAGGCTATATTGAATTTTGAAAAGGTAATTTCTGGTCATTATGGTGATGCATgtgttcatctctctctctctctcacacacacgcgcgcgcacacacagaGACCTGCACATGCCGATGAGCATTCTTGTGCACATGCCTTGAAATGAATGCTCGTCATGCAAATACAAATTCACATGTTGATGcttctactctctctctctcacacacacacacacacaacacacagaCGCACATGCCCATGAGCATGCTTGCGCATATGCCCTTAAATGATTGCATGTCATGCAATACGAACTCACATCTTGATGCTTCTATTCTTTGCAGGCTCGATCAATTGATCCATATGTTGTAACATATATGGATGAGTACGCAATGCTTCTAAAGACAAAGTCTGATTTTTCTAAGCTCAATAAATTAGTGCATGATTTGCTGATTGCTGATTCTACAAGGCCAGAAGTATTTGTGGCCTTATCTGTTCTTTGggaaaggaaagatgagagaggaTCTTTATCCTATGTTGAGAAGGTCTGTTCGTCAAAATTGAGTAAGTTTgctgttttttaattaattaattattttatatctCATAAGTTCCTTATTTTTTGCATCAGAGTATACGAATCGATGAGAGGCACATACCAGGTTATATAATGAAGGTACCGATGTGATCTTTGTATTTAATAAGCTGCAGCATCTATGCTAAAAAATATCACCTTATCTTTCTTCTTACCCTGTTCTCAATGAGGAAAATATGAAGTGTTCCAAGCTTTCAGGGTAACCTGTTGTTATCAATGAAGCGAGCAGAAGCAGCTGTAGTTGCCTTCAGGGCAGCTCAAGAGTTGAGACCTGATATTCGTTCATATCAAGGTGGGACATGTAAAGGAAAATACTCATGTGCATGACATGCATCTTATGTCCTCATTGACTTATTCATGTTTGATTCAACAATTTTGCAAAAGAGAGAAATATGAAGTAATTGCAGAAGCTTAATGATTGGGAGCTCGATTATGATTTCAGGTTTGGTTCATTCATATTTAGCTCTCTCTAAAATCAAAGAGGCTTTATATGCTTCCAGGGAGGCTATGAAGGCTATGCCTCAATCTGCGAAGGCTCTAAAATTAGTAGGGGATGTACATGCGAGTAACCCCGGTGGTAGGGAGAAGGTAAACCCACAACATATTATTTCAGCATGATTTCAGAAGTCAAGTTGATGTACTTATGAATTCAACCTAATCTTGAAACAGGCGAAAAAGTTCTATGAGTCAGCCCTTAGGCTGGAACCTGGTTACCTTGGAGCTGCATTAGCTCTAGCTGAGCTCCATGTTAATGAAGGCCGCAATGGGGATGCTGTGTCACTGCTAGAGCGATATCTGAAGGACTGGGCAGATGACTCACTGCATGTAAAACTTGCTCAAGTATTTGCTGCAACAAATATGCTCCAAGAGTCATTGTCGCATTATCAAGCTGCATTGAGGTTAAGTGTTATTTTTGGATATCAATAATCACTTTCTCACTGTTAGGACTTAAAAGCGCGCATTCTCATTGATTATTTGCTTGGGTGTGTTTGTGTATGGTGTGGAAATTTTAGGGATC is a window from the Malus domestica chromosome 16, GDT2T_hap1 genome containing:
- the LOC103403778 gene encoding anaphase-promoting complex subunit 7-like, which translates into the protein MEVPKDQIATLMEHGLYNSAQMLGCFLVSSPAASAEINPHLKAESLVLLGDSLYREREFRRAIHTYKQALQLCKMISKTNAPATRSSLSSTRSSSPNLFNISGINENEVKFKIASSYFALGENGTALSEMDNIPSKSRNLPMNLLMGKLYRFSKQNRSAVSCFKECLRHCPYVMEAIVALAELGVAAKDIISLIPQTPNRSGRAPFDHFDSSRWLHRYVEAQCCVALNDYRGGLELFTDLLQRFPNNLHLLLEVAKVEAIIGKNDEAILNFEKARSIDPYVVTYMDEYAMLLKTKSDFSKLNKLVHDLLIADSTRPEVFVALSVLWERKDERGSLSYVEKSIRIDERHIPGYIMKGNLLLSMKRAEAAVVAFRAAQELRPDIRSYQGLVHSYLALSKIKEALYASREAMKAMPQSAKALKLVGDVHASNPGGREKAKKFYESALRLEPGYLGAALALAELHVNEGRNGDAVSLLERYLKDWADDSLHVKLAQVFAATNMLQESLSHYQAALRINQQNEAAKKGLERLEKQMKGVDPDAPEEDDEENEVDDADGDQEETELL